In Deltaproteobacteria bacterium, the genomic stretch GGGCTCGTCTATGTCGACGCGCTGGGCGACTCGAGCAATGCGCCGGAGGAGATCCGCCAGTACTTCCGCAACCACGATGCCGGCATGACCCCGGAGCGGCTGCAGGAAGCCTACCTCGAGATGCTCGGGCCGATGGCCCGCCCGGAGACGAAACGGCAGGTGCTGCAAGCGGTGGCGGGAATGGATCTGCCCGCCTTCGCCGCCCTGCGTGCGTCGATGCTGGAGGTCGCGTCGCCGCGGCAATTCGCCGGTCCCAGGTTCGCCATCGACGCGGAGGGAACCGCGAACCCGCGCATGGCGTGCCACCTGCCCGGGGTCAAGCAGCGTACCGTCCCCGGAGTCTCGCATTGGCTGATGCTCGACGAGCCCGACACGCTGAACCGGGCGCTCGACGAGGTGCTGAAGTGAACCGTGGCAGCTTCTACAAGACGATCTTCACCAATCCGCTCGGCATCCGCGCCCTGCTCTGGAGCAAGCTGCCGCTGGCCGCTTTCGCCGGCTTGCGCGTCGCCCGCCTCGACGACAGCGGCGCCGAAGTCACGCTGCCGGCCGGCTGGAAGACGCAGAATCCGTTCGGATCCACCTACTTCGCCGCGCAGGCCATGGCTGCGGAGATGTCCACCGGAGCTCCAGCCCTCTGGTTCATCGAGCAGAGCGGCGCCCCGGTGTCCTCGCTCGTGACCGCCATCTCGGCGAAGTTCACGAAGAAAGCGACCTCCAGGGCGAGCTTCGTGTTCTCCGACGGCGCCGCCATGCGTGCGGCGATCGATCAGGCAGTGAAGACGGGGGAGCCCGTGGTCTTCACCGCCCGATCGATCGGCACGCAGGGGGACGGGACGAAGGTGGCGGAGTTCGCCGTCGAGTGGAGCTTCAGGAAGCGGGCCTGAGCCGCGTCAGCGGTCCGGGCTCGAGCCGGCTTCCTGCGAGCGCCTCCGCGAGAGGCGCTCCACGCCCTCCCGCATCATGTCCTTGGCCCGATCCATCACCGCGGCGACCGTGCCGGCAACGACGTTGCCGGGAGGCTCATCCGGAGCGCGTGGGTGCGGCCGGGTCGGAGCGAGCTTCTTGGCCTTCTCGATCCGCTCGCCGAGCTCGTCCAGCATCTCCTCTCCGAGCAGACGGCGCGCCTTGGGGAACAGCTCGTCCTGCTCCTCCTCGATGTGGTGCCGGACGCTCTCCATCAGCACCTTGAACTTCGCGTCGTACCGCTCGTCCTCGGAGCTCATCTTCTCCAGCTCGGAGAGCGTCCACTTCACCACGTGGTGCTCCTCGAGCGATTCCAGCACCGTCTCGCCCGCCTCCTTGAGGCTACGTACGGTGGCCTTGAGCGCCGCGGTACGTACGGCCGGGTAGAAGAGCATCTCTTCCACCGCGGAGTGGATGGCGAGCTCGCGGATGACCTTGTTGACGATCTTCTCCTTCGACTTGTGGGCGCGCTCCGTCAGCTTCTCGAATTCCTTGAAGAGCTGCTCCACTTCCTTGTGATCGCGTTGCAAGAGGGCGATGGCGTCCATTCAGGAAACCTCCTTCACGCACAGTGTGCATCCGCCGTTCGACACGCTCGCCCGCCCGGCTGGAACGCGGTGGCGCCGCTCACCTCAGCTTCGCCAGCTCGTCGTCGACGCGGTGCGATTGCGCGAACTTCGGGTCGGCGCTCTTGAGCGCGTTGAAGCGCTGCAGCGCGCCGGCCTTGTCGCCCTGCTGCGCCAGCAGCCTTCCCATCTCGTAGAGCGCCCGCGGCTGCTTCGGGTCGAGCTGGAGCGCACGCGAAAGCGTCCGCTCCGCCATCTGCACGCGGCCGAGGCCGCGCATCGCGCCGCCCATGGCGGCCGCCGTTCGCGCGTCGTCCGGCCGCATCGGCATCACCCGCACCACGGCGTCCCGCGCTTCCTGGTACCGGCCCCGATCGAGCTCCTTCTCGCTCTGCTCGAGCAATGCGTCGAGGCCCTTCTCCAGCTCCGGGGTGCGCTCGGTATTCGCGACCGCCTCCTGGAGGTTGCGGATCTCTTCGGCCGACGGCTCGCCGGGCGCGGGGCCTGTGCCGGCGTGGCTCATCGGCGCCCCTGGCTGCCCGCCGCCGATCGGCGGGTGACCGGGAGGCAGATCGTTCTGCGCCACCGGCGGGTGCCCCGGCGGCATCTGCGCCCTGGGTTTGAACACCTCGTCGGCCCTTGGCAGCGTGTCGCGAACGATCGGAGCCCGCGGGGACTCGGGGGCGACCTCGAGCAACCGCTGCCAGTACTTCTTTCCCTCGGCGAGCTGCTTCTCGTCGCCGGTCGACTGCTCGAGGAGGATCGCGCCCACGAAGAAGAGCGATTCCGGATAGTCCGGCGAGCGCTCGAGCACCTTGCGATGCTCGGCCAGCGCCGAGTCCGGATTCCCGATCAGGTAGAAGGCGTTCCCCCGGCGCGAGACGGTCTGGAGCTCCATCTCCAGCGCCGCGTCAAGGCAGCGCAGCTCGTGCGGCTCGTCGAGGTTGCCCGCGGCTTCCGCGATCTTCGACAAGCCGTAGTCGGGTCCGCTCCGGCGGCACTCAGCCGGCAGGTCCGCCGCCGGCTTCACCCGCTTCTTCTTCAGCGCCAGCGCGCGCGCTTCGGCCGGCGCCGCCAGCGCTTCTGCTTCCCGGTAGGCGTCGATCGCCTCCAGGTAGCGGCCATTCTCGTAATAGAGGTTGCCGAGCGCGGAGAGGACCTCGAAGCTCTTCGGCTTGTCCTTGAGCTGGTCCTTGAGGCGGTCTACCTCCGCAAGCAAGGCCTTGGAATCCGCGGGGTCCGCGCCGGCGTCGGCGGGCGCTCGTGCCGCCGTCTGCTGCGAGGGCCTGCAGGCGAAGACCGCGAGAAGGAGCGCGATGCCGCTTTTCACCGCGCCGGATCTAACACGGACTGCGCGGGAGAGGATGTCTCTTCCCCCTCCGGCTCGGGCAGCGGCTCGCGGATCGGCCGATACGCCAGGACGCCGCGGAGCTGATCGGGGGGAAGCCGGTCGCGCAGCTCGCGCACCGTCAGGCGCGAAACGGGATGCACGGAGTCCGAGGCGATCTCCGCCAGCGGAACCAGCGCAAACGCGCGCCCCTCGAGGAGCGGGTGCGGGATGCGCAGGCCGGTCTCCTCGACGAGTCGGTCGCCATAGAGCAGCAGATCCAGGTCGATCTCGCGGGACCCCCACCTCTCCCGCCGGATGCGGCCCATCTGCTCCTCGACCGCCTGCAGCCGCTGCAGCGTGGCGCGGGGGGAGAGCAGCGTCCCGATCCGGACCACCGCATTGAGATACCGCGGCTGGGGCGGACCGACGGGCTCGCTCTCGTATGCCAGCGACACCTTGCGCAGCGCGAAACCCGGCTCGCGCGAGAGCAGGGCGACGGCCGACGACAGGTTCGCCAGCCGGTCGCCCAGATTGGATCCCAGGCCGACGAACGCCTCGATCACGGCACCGCCTCGCGGAGGAATCGCTCGAGCATCGCGTACGCGCGCTGCAACGCCGGCTCCGGGCAACTCTCGCCGCGCTGATGCGCCTGCGCCTGTTCCCCCGGTCCGAAGTTCGCAGCGGGGATGCCCAGTGCGGCGAGCTGGGCGACGTCGGTCCAGGCCTGCTTTGCCTCGACCGGCGCGGCGGTCAGCGCGCGCAATTCTTGAAGCAGCGCATTGTCCAGGATGGCGGGCCCGCTCGGCGCTCTGTCCGTCACCTCGGCAGTCGCGCCGAAGCGCTCCGCGAACGCCTGCACTTCGGACTCCGCGTCCTCGACGCTGCGGCCCGGAGCGAAGCGAAAGTTCAGGTTGAGGTCGCAGCGGGCGGGAACCACGTTGCGTCCGGTGAAGCCTTCGATCCTCGTGACCGTCATCACCTCGCGAAAGACCAGCTCGCCGATGCGGACGTCCCTCGGGGGGTGCGCGGCGAGATGCGAGAGCAGCGCGCCTGCCTTGTGGATGGCGTTGTCGCCTTGCCACGGACGTGCCGAATGGGCGCTCCTGCCCGGGAACGTGACCGTCGCGTGCATCGATCCGCAGCAGCCGAGCTGCAGGGCAAGATCGGTGGGCTCCAGGCACAAGGCGAGCGACGCGCGCCGCAGGTCCGGCCGCTTTTCCAGAGCGGCGCGCAGCCCGTTCTGCGCGATGGGCCCCTCTTCGCGATCGTAGAAGAGCAGCAGGAGCTCGAGAGGCAGCGCCGCGCGATCGAGCCGCTGCCAGAGCTCGATCATCACCGCCAGCGCGCCTTTCATGTCGCTGGCCCCGCGGCCGTACACGCGGCCGTTCTTGCGGCGAGCGGGGAAGTCGCCTTCCTGTAGCGGGACGGTGTCGAGATGGCCGGCGAGAAGGATCGCCGGCCGCGCACCCGTCACCGCCCCGCAAACGACGGCGTTGCCGATCCGCTCGCCACCGGTCTCGGCGGCGACGTAGGCGGCGATCTCCGCCTCCTCTCCGACCGGGCTGCGGATCCGGCAAAGCTGCAGCGTGCGCTCCGCGAGATCCATCAGACGGAGACCCCGAAATCCCGCAGGGCCGAGTTCAGCGACGTCTTGCGGTCGGTGCTCTCCTTGCGGGCGCCGATGATCAGCGCGCACGGGGTCAGGTACTCGCCGGCCGCAAAAGTGCGCGGACGCATCCCGGGAATCACCACGCTGCGCGACGGGATGGCTCCCTTGATCAGCTTCTCCTTCGTCCCGGTCACGTCGTAGATCGGCGTGCTGGAGGTCAGGACCACGCCGGCGCCGAGCACGGCTTCCTCGCCCACCAGGATGCCTTCCACTACGATGCAACGGCTGCCGATGAACGCGCCATCTTCGATGATCACCGGCCGCGCTCCGGGCGGCTCGAGCACGCCGCCGAGGCCCACGCCACCGGAGAGGTGAACGCTACGCCCCACCTGGGCGCAGGACCCGACGGTCGCCCAGGTGTCGACCATGCTCCCCGCGCCGACGCGCGCGCCGATGTTCACGTAGCCGGGCATGACGATGGCGCCCTTCTCCACATGCGCTCCGTAGCGCACCACTCCGGGCGGCACGACGCGGAAGTCGCCGCTCGGGCGCTTGGGCGGGATCTTGTCGAAGAATTGCAGGTCGCCCGCGCTGTAAGTTTCGCTCTGCGCCAACATGAAGAAGAGGTTGATCGCCTGCTGGATCCACCCGTGGATCGTCCAGCCGCCGGACTCCTTTTCGGCGACGCGCAACGTGCCCTGGTCGAGGCGGTACACGACCTCGCGGACGGCGCTCGCATGCCTTTCCAGGGCCGCGCGATCCCGCTGAGCTTCCTCCACGGCCGCGCGCAGGGCGTCGGCCGACGCCTGCGGCAGCCTCAGCTCTTCCGCAGCGGGATCCTGCATCGCGCGGCAAGCTAGCACAGCTCTACCCAGCCGGAACCCCAGCGGTCGTTTGCCGCGCCGTCGTGGTCTCGCGCCCAGGCATGCCCGGCGCGCGGTGGGGCAAGTGCACCACGAACGTCGTTCCTTTCGCGTCGGAGCTGACGTCGATGCTGCCGCCGTGCGCCCGCGCGATCTCGCGCACGATGAACAACCCCAGGCCGAGCCCGCGCGGGTGCGCGCTCTCCGCACCCTTGCCTCGCTCGTATGGCTCGAACAGGCGCTGCCTCAGCTCCGGCGGAAGCGGCGCGCCCTGGTTGTGCACGCGGATCTCCAGCGCATCCGCGGCGTCCCGGTTCAAGGAGACGGTCACCGGCGCGTCGGCAGCCCCGTACTGGAGAGCGTTCGCCACCAGGTTGGACACTACTTGCGAGATCCGATCGCCGTCCCAGGAATCGGGCATGGCCGGCGCGTTCACCTCCAGCCGGATTTCCCGCGCCGGATGCGTGGCCCTCAGCTCGTCGACCGTCCGCTCGACGACGGCGCGCGCATCCATCGGTCCCGGCCGCATGGGAATGCCCTTCCCCAGGCGCGCATAGGTGAAGTCGATCAGCAGCGCCGCCAGCGCGTCGATGCGCGAGGCGCTGCGGAGGATGCGCTCCACCGCGTTGGCCTGGCCCGGCTTCAGCTCCTCGCGCTTCTGCAGGAGCATCTGCGCCGAGACCAGCACCGCGGTGAGAGGATTGCGCAGGTCGTGCCCCGCGATGGCGATCAGCCGCTCCTGGTATTCGAGCACGCGCGCGCGATCGCTGGCCTCCTCCTCGCGGCGCCGCAGGTCACCGCGGACGGCAAGGGCCGCCGTTCCCGCAAGGATCAGGAGCAGAGCGGCGCCGCCCAGCGTCACCCCGAGGGACCAGCGGTCCGCGCGCGTCAGGCGTTGCAACCGCGGGGCGAGAAGCGCGGTTTCCTCGTCCCCCATCTGCTGGACCACGGAACGCACGGATTCCATCCGCTGGATCGCCTCGCGGCTTTCGAGCGGGTCGAGCGCGGCGCGATCCCCTTGCCGGCGCAAGTCTACGGCACGGGTCAACGCCTCTGCCCGCCGCTGCAGCAAGGTTCGCAGCGAGAGGAGCCGCTGCTGCTGGCGCGGGTTGTCCTGGGTGAGCAATGCAAGAACATCGACCTCCTGGGAGAGCGCCGATTGGGCGGCGCGAAACGTCTCGGCGTCCTCCTCGCGGCCGGTGAGCAGGTACCCGCGCTGGCGGGTCTCGGCCTCCATAGCAAGCGCCAGCACACGGGCGATCGCCAGTTGCACGTCGTGGGTGTGCACCACCCAGCGCGACCCATCGCGGCGCGCGGAGAGCGAGCGCAGGGACGCCGTGGTCACCGCGGCGATGGTGAGAACTGCCGCGGCGAACGCGGCGACGATACGCATCAGGGAAGGTTTGCTCGACATCGTCGTGTGCCGCAAGCGGTCCGGCGTGTGGCCGACCGCTTCCGTGCATCAAGCCGGCCAGGCCTCGATCGCCGCCCGGCAGTCGGCCACCGTCGGTACCATCGCGAGGCGGATGAACCCTTTCCCCTCGCGCCCGAACTGCGTTCCGTCGACGACGAGGATGTTCCGCGCCGCCAGGCGCGCCGCGTACCCTTCGCTGGTCTCGCCGGCCGGCACGCGAACCCACAGGTAGAACGCGCCCTCGCCGCCGACCTCGAGTCCGAGCTTGCGCAGGTGGGCGAGAAGCACCGCGCGCTTCTCCGCGAAGATCCGGCGCCGCTCCTCGACGTGGGCATCGTCGCTCCAGGCCACGATCGCCGCCTGCTGCACGAACGCTTGTGAGGCGACCCCGAAGTTCGCGCGCGCGTCGCGCAACCAGCGGATCACCTCCCGATCGCCGGCGATGAATCCGCTGCGATACCCCGTCATGCCGCTCCGCTTCGAGAGACTGTGGATGACGATCAGGTTCTGCCGCGACACTTGAAGACCCGAATGCGGCGGCTCACGCACGTAGAGGTCGATGTAGGGCTCGTCGCAGACGACGAGGAACCCGTGCTCCTTCGCAAGCCGCGCCAGCTTCTCGTGGTAGGCCCGCGGGGCTCCCGCTCCCGTTGGATTGTGCGGATAGCAGTCGAACCACAGGCTCGTCCGCCGCCAATCGTCCGCGGAAATGGCGTCGAGATCGGGAAGGAAGCTTCTCTCGGCGCGCAGCGGATATGTGCGCGGCGTCGCGCCGGCGAAGAGGATGGCGCGCTCGTAGACGGGATAGGCCGGATCCGGATACCAGCAGAGCGGCCGGTCCGGGCTCGCCGCGCACAGCGGAAGATGGAACAGCGCCTCCTTCGCGCCCGCGCAAGGGAGGATCTCGCTGTCCGGATCGAGCGAGAGCGCGAAGCGACGCTTCAGGTACGCGGAGACGGCCTTGCGCAGGGGCGGGATCCCGGCGATCGACGGGTATTGCGAAACATCGGGCAGGGCGTCGCGCAACGCCTTGCGGATGAACTCCGGCGTCGGCTCGCGGGGATCTCCGATGCCGAAATCGTACACGGGCTTCCCCGAGCGCAGTGCCTCCTCCCGCTGCGCGTTGGCCTTTTCCTGCAAATATCCGGCGAGCCGGCCGAGGAGAGGATTCACTCGCCGCGCACCGGGTTGCGAAGCACGCCGACGCCTTCCACCTCGATCTCGATGACGTCGCCGGCGCGGATGGGGCCCACTCCGGCCGGCGTTCCGGTGGTCACGACGTCGCCAGGCTCCAGGGTCATGCCGGCGGAGATGAACGCGAGGAGGTTTGGCACCGGGAACACCTGGTCCTTGGTCCGGCCGTTCTGCTTCACTACGCCGTTGACCCGGCACTGCACGCGCAGATCGGACCAGTCCAACCCCACCGTCACCCACGGGCCGACGGGACAGAACGTGTCGAAGCCCTTGGCGCGCGTCCATTGTCCCTCGGCGCGCTGGATGTCGCGCGCGGTCACGTCGTTCAGGCAGGTGACGCCGGCGACCGCCTTGGCGCACTCGGACTCGGAGGCGCGCCTCAGCCGCTTGCCGATGACGACCGCCAGCTCCGACTCGTGGTGCACCTCGCGGGAAACCGACTGAGGCGGGAGCACGATGGCCTGGCCATGGCCGATCAGCCCGCTGGTCGGCTTCATGAGAAGGAGCGGCTCCTTCGGGACGTCGCTGGCGAGCTCCTTCGCATGGTCGACGTAGTTCTTGCCGATGCCGACGATCTTCCGCGCGAGGCCCCAGGGCAGAAGCTGCACCTCGGCGAGCTTGCGCTTCCCGCCGACCCGCCGGCCGCCGCGCAGCATGGCGTCGAGCCCGGAGATCTCCTCGATCTCGTCGCCGTTGACCACGCCTTCGAGGATTTCGCCGCTCTGCCCCAGGTATCGTGCGATTTGGGTCATGTCTTCCATCCGAGCACGTCCTGCATGTCGTAGAACCCGGGCTTCTTGCCCGAAAGCCAGCGCGCAGCCCGTACCGCGCCGCGGGCGAAGTTGTCGCGGCTCGTCGCCTCGTGCGTCAACTCCAGGCGCTCGCCGTCCGCGAGAAAATGCACCGTATGCTCGCCGACGACGTCGCCGCCGCGCAGCGCCTGCACCCCGATGGTCCCCTTCTTCCGCGCTCCGACGTCGCCGTGCCGCTGGTAGACGAAGGCATCCGCTGGATCGACTCCCAGCGCCTCCGCGGCCACTTCCGCCAGACGCAGTGCGGTCCCGCTCGGCGCGTCGCGCTTCATCCGGTGGTGCATCTCCACGATCTCGATCTCGTACGTCGCGCCGAGGGCCTTCGCCGCCTCGGCCACCAGCCGGAAGAGGACGTTGACGCCGACGCTCATGTTCGGAGCGAGCAACAGCGGGATCCGCCGCGCGAGGCTGCGCAGCTCGGTCTTCTGCTCGGCGCTCAGTCCGGTGGTTCCGACCACCAGCGCCACGCCGCGTGCCGCGCAGACCGGCGCGTGCTGCATCGTCGCCGACGGGGCCGTGAAGTCGATCACCACGTCCGCACCGTTCTCCAGCGCGGGCTCGATTCCAGAAGCGATCCGGATTCCGCCGGCGTCGCGGCCGACGTACTCCGTACCGGAGCGCTCGAAGGCGCCCGTGACCGCGAAATCCTTCTCCTCCCGCAGCATGGCGAGGACGCGCGACCCCATCCTGCCGGCAGCGCCGGCGACCACCGCCCGGATCACAACAAGCCGCCGTACTCGCGCATCGCCGATTCCACTTTCGCCGCTCCGGCTTCGGAGATGGGCACGAGCGGAAGGCGCAGATCGGGTCCGATCTTCCCCATCCTGTAGAGCGCGTGCTTCACCGGCAGCGGATTGGTTTCGCAGAACATCGCCTTGACCAGCGGCGAGAATCGCGTCTGCGCGCGTTGCGCCTTCGGCAGATCGCCGGCGAAGAAGGCCGCGCAGAGGCCGGCCAGATCGGCCGGCGCGACGTTCGCGACGACGCTGATCACGCCGTGGCCGCCCGAGGCCAGGGTGGGCAGCGT encodes the following:
- a CDS encoding alpha/beta hydrolase, with the translated sequence MKGLHIDDGGNGGVPVVLHHGLGANLEVWRSQIDHLRRSRRVLAFDMRGHGRSPKASEYTVAAVVGDLDEITAAMPRFWLIGHSFAGVVLTEFSGRRPDRVHGLVYVDALGDSSNAPEEIRQYFRNHDAGMTPERLQEAYLEMLGPMARPETKRQVLQAVAGMDLPAFAALRASMLEVASPRQFAGPRFAIDAEGTANPRMACHLPGVKQRTVPGVSHWLMLDEPDTLNRALDEVLK
- a CDS encoding 4-hydroxy-tetrahydrodipicolinate reductase, with product MIRAVVAGAAGRMGSRVLAMLREEKDFAVTGAFERSGTEYVGRDAGGIRIASGIEPALENGADVVIDFTAPSATMQHAPVCAARGVALVVGTTGLSAEQKTELRSLARRIPLLLAPNMSVGVNVLFRLVAEAAKALGATYEIEIVEMHHRMKRDAPSGTALRLAEVAAEALGVDPADAFVYQRHGDVGARKKGTIGVQALRGGDVVGEHTVHFLADGERLELTHEATSRDNFARGAVRAARWLSGKKPGFYDMQDVLGWKT
- a CDS encoding fumarylacetoacetate hydrolase family protein gives rise to the protein MLRGGRRVGGKRKLAEVQLLPWGLARKIVGIGKNYVDHAKELASDVPKEPLLLMKPTSGLIGHGQAIVLPPQSVSREVHHESELAVVIGKRLRRASESECAKAVAGVTCLNDVTARDIQRAEGQWTRAKGFDTFCPVGPWVTVGLDWSDLRVQCRVNGVVKQNGRTKDQVFPVPNLLAFISAGMTLEPGDVVTTGTPAGVGPIRAGDVIEIEVEGVGVLRNPVRGE
- a CDS encoding tetratricopeptide repeat protein, with protein sequence MGVPRDRPGSAALWRPTRRGDRPAHPAPAPRGARVCAGSAGGDRLGLRASRFAPDGARAARPASPRSAPRRPGVSADPRAAARAGGGRDILSRAVRVRSGAVKSGIALLLAVFACRPSQQTAARAPADAGADPADSKALLAEVDRLKDQLKDKPKSFEVLSALGNLYYENGRYLEAIDAYREAEALAAPAEARALALKKKRVKPAADLPAECRRSGPDYGLSKIAEAAGNLDEPHELRCLDAALEMELQTVSRRGNAFYLIGNPDSALAEHRKVLERSPDYPESLFFVGAILLEQSTGDEKQLAEGKKYWQRLLEVAPESPRAPIVRDTLPRADEVFKPRAQMPPGHPPVAQNDLPPGHPPIGGGQPGAPMSHAGTGPAPGEPSAEEIRNLQEAVANTERTPELEKGLDALLEQSEKELDRGRYQEARDAVVRVMPMRPDDARTAAAMGGAMRGLGRVQMAERTLSRALQLDPKQPRALYEMGRLLAQQGDKAGALQRFNALKSADPKFAQSHRVDDELAKLR
- a CDS encoding DUF4442 domain-containing protein is translated as MPPARGQAAYRPRSLALADARRARHAEPGARRGAEVNRGSFYKTIFTNPLGIRALLWSKLPLAAFAGLRVARLDDSGAEVTLPAGWKTQNPFGSTYFAAQAMAAEMSTGAPALWFIEQSGAPVSSLVTAISAKFTKKATSRASFVFSDGAAMRAAIDQAVKTGEPVVFTARSIGTQGDGTKVAEFAVEWSFRKRA
- a CDS encoding hemerythrin domain-containing protein; the protein is MDAIALLQRDHKEVEQLFKEFEKLTERAHKSKEKIVNKVIRELAIHSAVEEMLFYPAVRTAALKATVRSLKEAGETVLESLEEHHVVKWTLSELEKMSSEDERYDAKFKVLMESVRHHIEEEQDELFPKARRLLGEEMLDELGERIEKAKKLAPTRPHPRAPDEPPGNVVAGTVAAVMDRAKDMMREGVERLSRRRSQEAGSSPDR
- a CDS encoding 2,3,4,5-tetrahydropyridine-2,6-dicarboxylate N-succinyltransferase translates to MQDPAAEELRLPQASADALRAAVEEAQRDRAALERHASAVREVVYRLDQGTLRVAEKESGGWTIHGWIQQAINLFFMLAQSETYSAGDLQFFDKIPPKRPSGDFRVVPPGVVRYGAHVEKGAIVMPGYVNIGARVGAGSMVDTWATVGSCAQVGRSVHLSGGVGLGGVLEPPGARPVIIEDGAFIGSRCIVVEGILVGEEAVLGAGVVLTSSTPIYDVTGTKEKLIKGAIPSRSVVIPGMRPRTFAAGEYLTPCALIIGARKESTDRKTSLNSALRDFGVSV
- the dapE gene encoding succinyl-diaminopimelate desuccinylase; this encodes MDLAERTLQLCRIRSPVGEEAEIAAYVAAETGGERIGNAVVCGAVTGARPAILLAGHLDTVPLQEGDFPARRKNGRVYGRGASDMKGALAVMIELWQRLDRAALPLELLLLFYDREEGPIAQNGLRAALEKRPDLRRASLALCLEPTDLALQLGCCGSMHATVTFPGRSAHSARPWQGDNAIHKAGALLSHLAAHPPRDVRIGELVFREVMTVTRIEGFTGRNVVPARCDLNLNFRFAPGRSVEDAESEVQAFAERFGATAEVTDRAPSGPAILDNALLQELRALTAAPVEAKQAWTDVAQLAALGIPAANFGPGEQAQAHQRGESCPEPALQRAYAMLERFLREAVP
- a CDS encoding aminotransferase class I/II-fold pyridoxal phosphate-dependent enzyme, yielding MNPLLGRLAGYLQEKANAQREEALRSGKPVYDFGIGDPREPTPEFIRKALRDALPDVSQYPSIAGIPPLRKAVSAYLKRRFALSLDPDSEILPCAGAKEALFHLPLCAASPDRPLCWYPDPAYPVYERAILFAGATPRTYPLRAERSFLPDLDAISADDWRRTSLWFDCYPHNPTGAGAPRAYHEKLARLAKEHGFLVVCDEPYIDLYVREPPHSGLQVSRQNLIVIHSLSKRSGMTGYRSGFIAGDREVIRWLRDARANFGVASQAFVQQAAIVAWSDDAHVEERRRIFAEKRAVLLAHLRKLGLEVGGEGAFYLWVRVPAGETSEGYAARLAARNILVVDGTQFGREGKGFIRLAMVPTVADCRAAIEAWPA
- the folK gene encoding 2-amino-4-hydroxy-6-hydroxymethyldihydropteridine diphosphokinase, which produces MEAFVGLGSNLGDRLANLSSAVALLSREPGFALRKVSLAYESEPVGPPQPRYLNAVVRIGTLLSPRATLQRLQAVEEQMGRIRRERWGSREIDLDLLLYGDRLVEETGLRIPHPLLEGRAFALVPLAEIASDSVHPVSRLTVRELRDRLPPDQLRGVLAYRPIREPLPEPEGEETSSPAQSVLDPAR